In a single window of the Danio aesculapii chromosome 20, fDanAes4.1, whole genome shotgun sequence genome:
- the esrrgb gene encoding estrogen-related receptor gamma b, translating into MDLVQFYHPESFSFPSEQNAFMDMMSVSGHCPPYIKTEPSSPSSLSDSLTQHSPGASSDAGSSYSSGPKGNPAGLDSPGSYPRGTPCRLLEEAQSKGEYGLSSGPKRLCLVCGDVASGFHYGVASCEACKAFFKRTIQGNIEYSCSVSRDCEITKRRRKSCQACRFTKCLSVGMLREGVRLDRVRGGRQKYKRRIDSDSSVYLSVPLPHRKPVSCSAQAENKVVTLLLGAEPEKVCAMPDPALPDSDIKALTTLCDLADRELVLNISWAKHIPGFSRLSLSDQMSLLQSAWMEILVLRVAFRSLPCDDRLLFADDYIMDAEQAKCAGLLELHTAILQLVRRYRCMSLEREEFVTLKAIALANSDSMHIEDVEAVQGLQDALHEALLDYECVHHSEDPRRAGKLIMTLPLLRQTSAKAVRHFCSIKQDGRVPMHKLFLELLEANI; encoded by the exons ATGGATCTAGTGCAGTTTTATCACCCGGAATCCTTTTCTTTCCCTTCTGAACAGAACGC CTTCATGGACATGATGTCAGTCAGCGGACACTGTCCCCCCTACATTAAGACCGAACCATCAAGTCCCTCCTCCCTGTCAGACAGTCTGACCCAGCACAGTCCCGGAGCCTCATCAGACGCCGGGAGCAGCTACAGTTCAGGACCTAAAGGAAACCCGGCAGGCCTGGACTCTCCGGGATCATACCCGCGCGGCACCCCCTGCAGGCTGCTGGAGGAAGCGCAGTCAAAGGGAGAATACGGGCTGAGCTCGGGCCCTAAACGCTTGTGCCTTGTGTGTGGAGATGTCGCTTCTGGATTCCACTATGGAGTGGCTTCATGCGAGGCCTGCAAAGCATTTTTCAAACGCACCATCCAAG GGAACATAGAGTACAGTTGTTCAGTCAGCAGAGACTGTGAGATCACTAAACGGAGAAGGAAGTCCTGTCAGGCCTGTCGCTTCACCAAGTGTCTGTCTGTGGGGATGCTGAGAGAAG GTGTGCGTTTGGACCGGGTTCGAGGAGGACGGCAGAAGTATAAGAGGAGAATTGACTCTGATTCCAGTGTTTACCTCAGTGTGCCACTTCCTCACAGAAAACCAG TGTCCTGCAGCGCTCAAGCTGAAAATAAGGTGGTGACGCTTCTGCTGGGGGCGGAGCCAGAGAAGGTGTGTGCCATGCCTGACCCCGCCCTTCCTGACAGTGACATCAAAGCCCTGACGACCCTGTGTGACCTCGCTGACCGAGAGCTGGTGTTGAACATCAGCTGGGCCAAACACATACCAG GTTTCTCCAGGCTCTCTCTGTCGGATCAGATGAGTCTCCTTCAGAGCGCCTGGATGGAGATCCTGGTTCTGCGGGTGGCGTTTCGCTCTCTGCCCTGCGACGACAGGCTGCTGTTTGCGGACGATTATATCATGGATGCGGAACAGGCCAAATGTGCCGGTCTGCTGGAGCTGCACACGGCCATATTACAGCTGGTGCGCAGATACAGATGCATGAGTCTGGAGAGAGAAGAGTTCGTCACTCTGAAGGCCATCGCTCTCGCTAACTCAG ACTCGATGCACATTGAGGACGTGGAAGCAGTTCAGGGTCTTCAGGACGCCCTGCACGAGGCTTTGCTGGATTACGAGTGTGTGCATCACAGTGAGGACCCTCGACGGGCAGGAAAACTCATCATGACTCTTCCTCTCCTCCGCCAAACCTCCGCTAAAGCCGTTCGTCATTTCTGCAGCATCAAACAGGACGGACGCGTCCCAATGCACAAACTCTTCCTGGAGCTGCTGGAGGCCAACATCTGA